GATCTCCGCCGGTCTCGTTGTCGGTGATCGAACCAACGGTGATCACCCTGGGCGAGTTGCCGGGGCTGGTGATCGTGAAGTGGCCATCGCGGCCGTAGTTCCCGGCCGAGCAAACGACGACGATGCCGGTGTCCCAGACGGCTTCCACTGCGGCGACCAGCGGGTCGTCCGCGGCCGCTTCCTCGATGGCCTTGCCCAGCGAGAGATTGGCGACTCGGATGTTGTATTGATTCGCATTGACCAGCAGCCAGTCGAGTGCCGCGATCAGATCGGAGGTCAGCCCCTGTCCCTGGCCGTTGAGTACGCGAAGTGAGAGTAGGTCGGCGTACGGCGCGACACCGCGGAAATCACTGGCTGCCCCGTAGCTGTCACTGCCGATGACACCCGCGACGTGGGTCCCGTGACCGAAAGGGTCGCCCAGACCGTAGCCCGGTGAGGTGGATTGGCCGACGAAATCGAACTGAACCGGCGAGGGCCACAAATCGGTGTGGTTGCCGATGCCGGAGTCGAATACGGCCACGCCGATGCCCGAACTGACCACGCTGTAATCGATGTTCTCAAACGTGCCCTGGTCGAGATTCGCCGTCACCAGCGCCGACTCGGCGAAACCCTGCAACGGCGCATCGCTGCTGATGAACGCCACGTTCGGGTTGTGGCTCAGCGCCTCGATAGCCCTTGCCGGGATCCGCGCCGCCTTCATCGGCAGCCGATGGTAGCCGCGGATATTCTCGCCGCCGGCGTTCTTGATCGCCTTGTCGTCGGCTTTCCCGGGACGATCGGCGAACGTGATGATCACGTCCACGAACCCCGCCGGGTTGCTCTCGGCATGAGACCGGATCGCCTGGCTCACCCGGTCGTTCGAGGCCGGCCCAGCTGCACCGGCCCACGCCGTCGTCGCCAGTAGGCAGAAGATTGTAAGGATGGTCAGACGACGCATTAGAAGCTCCTTCGATTCCAGTTCAGTCGGCCCTCGTTATTGCAAGAAGATCGCCAGGTCGATGTCGATGTCTTCGAAGGGGGAAAAAGCTCGAATTTATGGGAAAACCACGGTGTGCGCGATTCGTCGACACGTTTGCCGGCCCGATGAGGGCTGGGGAGCGGTCGGGCAGGTGAGGGGGGGATTCGGTCCGAATGACCGAAGAGAGGACAGAGATCGCAACGTGGCCCGTTGAATGCGGCTTGTTGTCCGGACACCGGACGGTCGATCGTCCGCCGGCGGACAGTCCGGCAGTTAGAGGATCAGATTCCGGGGAGTTTCGGGGTCTGATGCTGGTACC
The window above is part of the Acidobacteriota bacterium genome. Proteins encoded here:
- a CDS encoding S8 family peptidase, translating into MRRLTILTIFCLLATTAWAGAAGPASNDRVSQAIRSHAESNPAGFVDVIITFADRPGKADDKAIKNAGGENIRGYHRLPMKAARIPARAIEALSHNPNVAFISSDAPLQGFAESALVTANLDQGTFENIDYSVVSSGIGVAVFDSGIGNHTDLWPSPVQFDFVGQSTSPGYGLGDPFGHGTHVAGVIGSDSYGAASDFRGVAPYADLLSLRVLNGQGQGLTSDLIAALDWLLVNANQYNIRVANLSLGKAIEEAAADDPLVAAVEAVWDTGIVVVCSAGNYGRDGHFTITSPGNSPRVITVGSITDNETGGDLSDDYVSSYSSKGPTLFDHFVKPDLVAPGNRFVAPISYEAKMRADLPDRMKDCGNSYCSGYYIELSGTSMSAAMVSGTVAKMLEEEPSLNPDTVKAMLMISAKKVDMGNPFSTGAGLLDIAAAMQMAVANDVYVATALSPRAFPDETTGKMGFENTGLLWGDFAFNQSLLWGDALLWGDALLWGDALLWGDALLWGDALLWGDVFTNGDPLIELSGQTVQVDDD